A window of Rhododendron vialii isolate Sample 1 chromosome 11a, ASM3025357v1 contains these coding sequences:
- the LOC131306758 gene encoding uncharacterized protein LOC131306758, translating into MISITIGGKVVEKALLDFGASVNLLLFSVYEQLGLGEMKPTRVTLQLADRSIQVPKGMVEDVLVQVDQFVYPVDFVVLDTCPVLAAQAFVPVILGRPFLATSDAMIHCWDGRLNMSFGNMKMQVNMFHIGSQMGDDDDVCGVSMIDSLVQDHVDEFICKDELELAITSEEADFLDSPEVAYFCSLLDEEEACGITPWIPKFEELPPIEKRAVPSCVEHPTLELKPLPDTLKYVYLGDSQTYPVVISSSLSELQEFELLALLRKHSKAIGWSIANIKGINASLCSHNIYMEDDVKPSCQPQ; encoded by the coding sequence ATGATATCCATCACCATTGGGGGCAAGGTCGTGGAAAAAGCTCTCCTTGATTTCGGCGCAAGTGTTAATCTCTTACTGTTCTCGGTGTATGAGCAACTTGGTTTGGGGGAAATGAAGCCAACTCGGGTAACTTTGCAATTGGCGGATAGGAGTATCCAAGTTCCAAAGGGGATGGTGGAAGATGTGCTTGTTCAAGTCGACCAATTTGTGTACCCGGTTGACTTCGTGGTTTTAGACACATGTCCAGTGCTGGCGGCTCAGGCTTTCGTTCCAGTTATTCTCGGGCGACCATTTTTAGCAACATCCGATGCCATGATCCACTGCTGGGATGGTCGACTTAACATGAGTtttggtaacatgaagatgcaagtcaacatgttccaCATAGGGAGCCAAATGGGAGATGACGATGATGTATGCGGGGTTAGCATGATTGATTCACTTGTTCAAGACCATGTCGATGAGTTCATTTGCAAGGATGAGTTGGAATTAGCAATTACGTCTGAAGAGGCCGATTTTCTAGATTCCCCCGAGGTTGCGTATTTTTGCTCCTTGCTAGATGAGGAGGAAGCGTGTGGCATAACCCCGTGGATTCCAAAATTTGAGGAATTACCTCCGATTGAGAAGCGAGCTGTTCCATCTTGTGTGGAACACCCGACGCTCGAACTAAAACCACTACCGGATACACTCAAGTATGTTTATCTTGGCGATAGCCAAACATACCCGGTGGTGATCTCTTCCAGCTTAAGCGAACTTCAAGAGTTTGAATTGCTAGCTTTGTTAAGGAAGCATTCAAAGGCTATTGGGTGGTCCATAGCCAATATCAAAGGCATCAATGCATCCCTTTGCTCTCATAACATTTACATGGAGGATGATGTCAAGCCATCATGCCAACCTCAATGA